In Haematobia irritans isolate KBUSLIRL chromosome 1, ASM5000362v1, whole genome shotgun sequence, a genomic segment contains:
- the LOC142222293 gene encoding uncharacterized protein LOC142222293 — MGYNYEPHGHSDAGSVSGGNGIGPSIGGANKNYNSPSYSAPAEYQKEFYTFSAPENEFEDASALQRLSGSIKQGLRVIFIKGPENKGLEDAALALAKQAAHQKTAIYVLNKQADIGDLANKLNAINHSGKNKPEVHFVKYRTAADAANAQRTIQDQYNALGGNSHNINGGVAPVLNFASQAQIHAGPAPQTPQNTYLPSSVFRSRA, encoded by the coding sequence ATgggatataattatgaaccacatGGTCACTCTGATGCTGGATCTGTATCTGGTGGTAATGGAATTGGTCCCAGCATTGGTGGTGCCAACAAAAACTACAATAGTCCTTCCTATTCTGCTCCTGCTGAATATCAAAAGGAATTCTATACTTTTTCGGCTCCTGAAAATGAATTTGAAGATGCCAGTGCTCTTCAGCGGCTGTCGGGAAGCATTAAACAAGGCCTTCGTGTAATTTTCATTAAAGGCCCCGAAAACAAAGGCCTTGAAGATGCTGCTTTGGCTTTGGCCAAACAAGCTGCCCATCAAAAGACCGCCATCTATGTCCTTAACAAGCAAGCCGATATTGGAGATTTGGCCAATAAACTCAATGCCATCAATCATAGCGGTAAAAATAAACCCGAAGTGCACTTTGTCAAATACCGTACCGCTGCTGATGCTGCCAATGCCCAACGTACCATTCAAGATCAATACAATGCCTTGGGTGGTAATTCTCACAATATTAACGGTGGTGTTGCTCCTGTCCTTAATTTCGCCTCTCAAGCTCAAATTCATGCTGGCCCAGCTCCTCAAACACCCCAGAACACCTATTTACCATCGTCAGTATTTCGTAGCCGTGCATAA